From one Streptomyces sp. R41 genomic stretch:
- a CDS encoding GAF domain-containing sensor histidine kinase yields the protein MSVAPASPDPVGSPDAATRTTRGLHGLSTEVTARVPQLLEAMRSVGTGLELHSTLNRICETAAELADARYAAVGVVAEDGKGIADLVYHGVDEGTARLIGRLPDGHKGLLGALIHDPEPVQLANVADDPRSCGFPEHHPPMRSFLGVPIRVHGEIFGNLYLTEKRGGGPFNDDDLNMVRVLAAEAGIAIGNARLYEAAHQRERWIDGSVAVTRALLSGSDAEDALQVVAEQARRLSGSAAGIVLLPAEEGGLEIVAVASERRSKALGFVIPPESEVVAELLDGEPVFVEDATTDARMLTDLARDYGPVMMLPLQSDGRLLGALVLPRAQGERSFTEAERTLAAQFASQAALALMMAEAQRDRERLAVYEDRDRIARDLHDLVIQRLFATGMLLESAQRRSVVPEVQEGVGKAVDELDVTIQEIRTAIFALRQGPAEVPSGLRTRVLREINMAAVPLGFKPGHRFIGPVDTVVGELAGKNLIAALREALSNAFRHSGASRIDVVVDATVQLPDGRQAVRLTVADDGVGIPDGGRRSGLRNLKRRAESLGGDSWYGPGIGGGTTVVWQAPH from the coding sequence ATGTCAGTAGCTCCTGCCTCGCCCGACCCGGTCGGCAGTCCGGACGCGGCGACTCGGACGACCCGGGGCCTGCACGGGCTGTCCACCGAGGTGACCGCGCGGGTGCCGCAGCTGCTGGAGGCGATGCGGTCGGTCGGGACGGGGCTGGAACTGCACTCCACGCTGAACCGGATCTGCGAGACGGCGGCCGAGCTGGCAGACGCCCGGTACGCGGCCGTCGGGGTCGTGGCGGAGGACGGGAAGGGCATAGCAGACCTGGTCTACCACGGGGTCGACGAGGGGACCGCCCGGCTGATCGGGCGGCTGCCCGACGGGCACAAGGGTCTGCTCGGGGCGCTCATCCACGATCCGGAGCCGGTGCAGCTCGCGAACGTGGCCGACGATCCGCGCTCCTGCGGATTCCCCGAGCACCATCCGCCGATGCGGAGCTTCCTCGGGGTTCCGATCCGGGTGCATGGGGAGATCTTCGGGAATCTCTACCTGACCGAGAAGCGCGGCGGCGGCCCGTTCAACGACGACGACCTCAACATGGTCCGGGTGCTGGCAGCGGAGGCGGGTATCGCCATCGGCAACGCCCGCCTGTACGAGGCCGCCCACCAGCGCGAGCGCTGGATCGACGGCTCGGTGGCCGTCACGAGGGCGCTGTTGTCGGGCAGCGATGCCGAGGACGCCCTTCAGGTTGTCGCCGAACAGGCCCGTCGGCTCTCCGGCTCAGCGGCCGGGATCGTGCTGCTTCCCGCGGAGGAGGGCGGCCTGGAGATCGTCGCCGTCGCATCGGAACGCCGGTCGAAGGCGCTCGGCTTCGTGATCCCGCCGGAGAGCGAGGTCGTCGCCGAACTCCTCGACGGAGAGCCGGTGTTCGTCGAGGACGCGACCACCGACGCGCGCATGCTCACAGATCTCGCGCGCGACTACGGGCCGGTCATGATGCTGCCGCTGCAGAGCGACGGCCGACTGCTCGGAGCCCTCGTCCTGCCGCGCGCCCAAGGAGAGCGTTCGTTCACGGAGGCCGAGCGCACCCTGGCCGCGCAGTTCGCCTCCCAGGCCGCGCTCGCGCTGATGATGGCCGAGGCCCAACGGGACCGGGAGCGGCTCGCGGTGTACGAGGACCGCGACCGGATCGCCCGTGACCTGCACGACCTCGTCATCCAGCGGCTGTTCGCGACGGGAATGCTGCTGGAGAGCGCGCAGCGGCGGTCGGTCGTGCCCGAGGTTCAGGAGGGCGTCGGCAAGGCGGTCGACGAACTCGACGTCACCATCCAGGAGATCCGCACCGCCATCTTCGCGCTCCGCCAGGGCCCCGCCGAAGTGCCGTCCGGGCTGCGCACTCGCGTGCTGCGCGAGATCAACATGGCCGCAGTACCTCTCGGTTTCAAGCCGGGCCACCGCTTCATCGGCCCCGTCGACACGGTGGTCGGCGAACTCGCCGGCAAGAACCTCATCGCCGCCCTGCGCGAGGCCCTCTCCAATGCCTTCCGGCACTCAGGGGCCTCCCGCATCGACGTCGTCGTCGACGCGACCGTCCAACTGCCGGACGGGCGGCAGGCCGTACGGCTCACTGTCGCGGACGACGGCGTCGGCATCCCCGACGGCGGCCGGCGCAGCGGTCTGCGGAACCTCAAGCGGCGCGCCGAGTCCCTGGGCGGCGACAGCTGGTACGGGCCGGGGATCGGCGGCGGCACGACGGTGGTGTGGCAGGCGCCCCACTGA
- the cydB gene encoding cytochrome d ubiquinol oxidase subunit II, with the protein MELHDVWFVLIAVLWTGYFFLEGFDFGVGILTKLLARDRTEKRVLINTIGPVWDGNEVWLLSAGGATFAAFPEWYATLFSGFYLPLLIILVCLIVRGVAFEYRAKRPEENWQRNWETAIFWTSLIPAFLWGVAFGNIVRGVKINQNFEYVGNVWDLLNPYALLGGLVTLTLFTFHGTVFVGLKTVGDIRERARKLALQLGLATAVLALIFLLWTQVENGDGTSLVALVVAVVALVAALVAVNGSREGWAFTLSGITIVAAVAMLFLTLFPNVMPSSLNDDWSLTVTNASSSPYTLKIMTWCAGIATPIVLLYQSWTYWVFRKRIGTHHIAPDVAH; encoded by the coding sequence ATGGAACTTCACGACGTCTGGTTCGTACTCATCGCGGTCCTCTGGACCGGCTACTTCTTCCTGGAGGGCTTCGACTTCGGAGTCGGCATCCTCACCAAGTTGCTGGCCCGGGACCGTACGGAGAAGCGGGTGCTGATCAACACGATCGGTCCCGTCTGGGACGGCAATGAGGTGTGGCTGCTCTCGGCGGGCGGTGCGACCTTCGCCGCCTTCCCCGAGTGGTACGCCACGCTCTTCTCCGGCTTCTATCTGCCACTGCTGATCATCCTGGTCTGCCTGATCGTGCGCGGTGTCGCCTTCGAGTACCGGGCGAAGCGGCCCGAGGAGAACTGGCAGCGCAACTGGGAGACCGCGATCTTCTGGACGTCGCTGATCCCGGCATTCCTGTGGGGTGTGGCCTTCGGCAACATCGTGCGCGGAGTGAAGATCAACCAGAACTTCGAGTACGTCGGCAACGTCTGGGACCTGCTCAACCCGTACGCGCTCCTCGGCGGCCTGGTCACACTGACGCTGTTCACCTTCCATGGGACGGTGTTCGTCGGGCTCAAGACCGTCGGGGACATCCGGGAGCGAGCACGGAAGCTGGCGCTGCAACTCGGGCTGGCGACAGCAGTGTTGGCGCTGATCTTCCTGCTCTGGACCCAGGTCGAAAACGGCGACGGCACGTCGCTGGTCGCGCTGGTCGTCGCGGTGGTCGCGCTGGTCGCGGCGCTCGTGGCGGTCAACGGCAGCCGTGAGGGCTGGGCGTTCACGCTGTCCGGGATCACCATCGTGGCCGCTGTCGCGATGCTCTTCCTGACGCTCTTCCCGAACGTCATGCCGTCCTCGCTCAACGACGACTGGAGCCTGACGGTCACCAACGCGTCGTCGAGCCCGTACACCCTGAAGATCATGACCTGGTGCGCGGGGATCGCCACGCCGATCGTTCTGCTGTACCAGTCGTGGACGTACTGGGTGTTCCGCAAGCGGATCGGCACGCATCACATCGCCCCGGATGTGGCGCACTGA
- the cydD gene encoding thiol reductant ABC exporter subunit CydD, whose protein sequence is MKPIDPRLLRYARATRLFLAAIVGLGVAGAALVIAQAMLIAEVVVGAFQHGLSAGELRTPLVLLAMVAIGRAVISWLTELAAHRASAAVKSELRGRLLERAALLGPGWLSGQRTGSLVSLATRGVDALDDYFSRYLPQLGLAVVVPVAVLARVVTEDWVSAAIIVGTLPLIPLFMILIGWATRTQMDRQWRLLSRLSGHFLDVVAGLPTLKVFGRAKAQAESIRKITGEYRQATMRTLRIAFLSSFALELLATISVALVAVTIGMRLVHGEMDLYVGLVILVLAPEAYLPLRQVGAQYHAAAEGLAAAEEIFSVLEAPVPTSGSLHAPTGKIGFEGVSVRYPGRSGAAVSDVSFAVEPGETVALVGPSGVGKSTLLNVLLGFVKPAAGRVRVGGVDLAEADLAEWRSQVAWVPQRPHLYAGSIAENVRLARPDADDAALRRALVDAGAAGFVDALPDGVDTVLGEDGAGLSAGQRQRLALARAFLADRPVMLLDEPTASLDGATEAEVVEAVRRLAVGRTVLLVVHRPALLGVADRVVRLELRVPDEVSSPSEPGPTQPLRPSAEPEGVPLTEGEEPPPAPRQRGGVLARVRAMAAPRRGPLALALLLGSLALGSAVGLMATSGWLISRASQQPPVLYLMVAVTATRAFGIGRAVFRYAERLVSHDAVLRMLADARVAVYRRLERLAPAGLRTTRRGDLLSRLVADVDAMQDYWLRWLLPAGAAVVVSAASVGFTAWLLPEAGAALAAGLLAAGVGVPLVTGAVARRAERRLAPARGVLATRVTDLLTGTAELTVAGALPARTAETRRADTVLTRIASRAATATALGDGLTALASGLTVAATALVGAQAVAAGRLGGVAMAVVVLTPLAAFEAVMGLPLAVQYRQRVRKSAERVYEVLDAPDPVREPEFPQSAPASPFPLRVQGLRARHTGQDRDALAGLDLTLEQGRRIAVVGASGSGKTTLAQVLLRFLDAGAGSYTLGGVDAYAMDGDAVRRLVGLCAQDAHLFDSTVRENLLLARKEAPEAELRDALARARLLDWADGLPDGLDTLIGEHGARLSGGQRQRLALARALLADFPVLVLDEPAEHLDLPTADALTEDLLAATEGRTTLLITHRLAGLDAVDEVIVLAQGRVVQRGAYAELAAVAGPLREMVEREAAGDLLVQAA, encoded by the coding sequence GTGAAACCGATCGATCCGCGTCTGCTTCGGTACGCCCGCGCCACTCGCCTCTTTCTCGCGGCCATCGTTGGGCTAGGGGTTGCTGGGGCGGCCCTGGTCATTGCTCAGGCGATGCTCATTGCCGAAGTCGTGGTCGGCGCCTTCCAGCACGGTCTTTCGGCCGGCGAACTCCGTACGCCGCTGGTGCTGCTGGCGATGGTCGCGATCGGACGCGCGGTCATCTCCTGGCTCACCGAGCTTGCCGCGCACCGGGCGAGCGCGGCGGTCAAGTCGGAGTTGCGGGGGCGGCTGCTGGAGCGGGCCGCGCTGCTCGGCCCCGGGTGGCTGAGCGGGCAGCGGACGGGCTCGCTGGTGTCCCTCGCCACGCGCGGAGTTGACGCACTCGACGACTACTTCTCGCGCTATCTGCCCCAGCTGGGGCTCGCGGTGGTGGTTCCGGTGGCCGTCCTCGCCCGGGTCGTCACCGAGGACTGGGTGTCGGCGGCGATCATCGTCGGCACGCTGCCGTTGATCCCGCTCTTCATGATTCTGATCGGCTGGGCCACGCGGACCCAGATGGACCGGCAGTGGCGGTTGCTGTCCCGTCTTTCGGGGCACTTCCTCGATGTCGTAGCGGGACTGCCCACGCTCAAGGTGTTCGGGCGGGCCAAGGCGCAGGCCGAGTCGATCCGGAAGATCACCGGCGAGTACCGGCAGGCGACCATGCGGACGCTGCGGATCGCCTTCCTGTCCTCCTTCGCGCTGGAACTGCTCGCCACCATCTCGGTCGCGCTGGTCGCGGTGACCATCGGGATGCGGCTCGTGCACGGCGAGATGGATCTGTACGTGGGGCTCGTCATCCTCGTCCTCGCGCCCGAGGCGTATCTGCCGCTGCGGCAGGTGGGGGCGCAGTATCACGCCGCCGCCGAGGGGCTCGCGGCGGCCGAGGAAATCTTCTCCGTGCTGGAAGCCCCGGTGCCGACCTCCGGCTCGCTGCACGCGCCGACGGGGAAGATCGGCTTCGAGGGTGTGAGCGTGCGGTACCCGGGGCGCTCCGGTGCCGCGGTCTCGGACGTCTCCTTCGCGGTCGAGCCCGGTGAGACGGTGGCGCTGGTCGGGCCGAGCGGCGTGGGCAAGTCGACCCTGCTGAACGTCCTGCTGGGTTTCGTGAAGCCCGCCGCGGGCCGCGTACGGGTCGGGGGAGTCGATCTTGCCGAGGCCGACCTGGCGGAGTGGCGCTCACAGGTGGCCTGGGTGCCGCAGCGACCCCACCTCTACGCCGGGTCCATCGCCGAGAACGTACGGCTGGCGCGGCCCGACGCGGACGACGCGGCGCTGCGCCGGGCGCTCGTCGACGCGGGTGCGGCCGGCTTCGTCGACGCGCTGCCCGACGGGGTCGACACGGTCCTCGGCGAGGACGGTGCCGGGCTGTCGGCCGGCCAGCGCCAACGCCTCGCCCTCGCCCGGGCGTTCCTCGCGGACCGGCCCGTGATGCTCCTCGACGAGCCGACGGCCTCGTTGGACGGAGCGACGGAGGCGGAGGTCGTGGAGGCGGTACGGCGGCTCGCCGTGGGGCGGACGGTGCTGCTGGTGGTGCACCGGCCGGCGTTGCTGGGGGTGGCGGACCGGGTGGTGCGACTGGAACTCAGGGTGCCCGACGAGGTGTCCAGCCCTTCCGAACCCGGCCCCACCCAGCCGCTCCGGCCGTCGGCCGAGCCGGAAGGCGTGCCCCTGACCGAGGGGGAAGAGCCTCCTCCGGCTCCGCGGCAGCGCGGCGGCGTGCTCGCCCGAGTCCGGGCCATGGCTGCTCCCCGGCGCGGGCCGCTCGCGCTCGCTCTGCTCCTCGGCAGCCTCGCGCTCGGCAGTGCCGTCGGCCTGATGGCCACCTCCGGGTGGCTCATTTCGCGGGCGTCCCAGCAGCCGCCGGTGCTGTATCTGATGGTGGCCGTGACGGCCACGCGGGCGTTCGGGATCGGCCGGGCCGTGTTCCGGTACGCGGAGCGGCTCGTGTCGCACGACGCGGTGCTGCGGATGCTGGCCGACGCCCGGGTCGCCGTGTACCGGCGCCTCGAACGCCTCGCGCCCGCGGGGCTGCGGACGACCCGGCGCGGCGATCTGCTGTCGCGGCTCGTCGCCGACGTGGACGCGATGCAGGACTACTGGCTGCGGTGGCTGCTGCCCGCGGGTGCCGCGGTCGTGGTGTCCGCCGCCTCCGTCGGCTTCACGGCCTGGCTGCTGCCCGAGGCCGGTGCCGCACTCGCCGCCGGACTGCTGGCGGCCGGGGTCGGCGTCCCGCTCGTCACCGGCGCCGTGGCGCGCCGCGCCGAGCGGCGGCTGGCTCCCGCGCGCGGCGTCCTGGCGACCCGGGTGACCGACCTGCTCACGGGAACGGCCGAGTTGACCGTCGCGGGCGCCCTGCCCGCCCGTACCGCCGAGACACGGCGGGCCGACACGGTACTCACCCGCATCGCCTCCCGGGCCGCCACCGCGACCGCGCTCGGCGACGGGCTCACGGCACTCGCGTCCGGGCTGACCGTCGCGGCCACCGCCCTCGTGGGCGCCCAGGCGGTCGCCGCGGGACGGCTGGGCGGCGTGGCGATGGCCGTCGTGGTCCTCACCCCGCTGGCCGCGTTCGAGGCCGTCATGGGGCTGCCACTCGCCGTGCAGTACCGGCAGCGGGTGCGCAAGAGCGCGGAGCGCGTGTACGAGGTGCTGGACGCCCCCGATCCCGTACGCGAACCGGAGTTTCCGCAGTCGGCCCCCGCCTCGCCGTTCCCGCTGCGTGTGCAAGGGCTCCGGGCCCGTCACACCGGACAGGACCGGGACGCGCTCGCCGGGCTCGACCTGACCCTCGAACAGGGCCGCAGGATCGCCGTCGTCGGCGCCTCCGGGTCCGGCAAGACCACGCTGGCACAGGTGCTGCTGCGATTCCTGGACGCGGGCGCCGGGTCGTACACGCTGGGCGGTGTGGACGCGTACGCGATGGACGGAGACGCCGTACGCCGCCTGGTCGGGCTCTGCGCCCAGGACGCCCACCTCTTCGACAGCACGGTCCGCGAGAACCTGCTGCTGGCCCGGAAGGAGGCGCCCGAGGCCGAGCTGCGCGACGCGCTCGCGCGGGCCCGGCTCCTCGACTGGGCGGACGGGCTGCCCGACGGGCTCGACACGCTGATCGGGGAGCACGGGGCCCGGCTGTCCGGCGGCCAGCGCCAGCGGCTCGCACTGGCCCGGGCATTGCTCGCCGACTTCCCCGTCCTCGTCCTCGACGAGCCCGCGGAACACCTCGACCTGCCGACGGCCGACGCCCTCACGGAGGATCTGCTGGCCGCGACCGAGGGCCGTACGACGCTGCTGATCACGCACCGGCTGGCCGGGCTCGACGCGGTGGACGAGGTGATCGTGCTCGCGCAGGGGCGTGTGGTCCAGCGAGGCGCGTACGCGGAGCTGGCGGCTGTCGCAGGTCCGCTGCGGGAGATGGTGGAGCGTGAGGCGGCGGGGGATCTGCTGGTCCAGGCTGCATAG
- a CDS encoding LacI family DNA-binding transcriptional regulator → MTAAGKHQVSRAETSRRGGRPGRAGIRDVAAAAGVSITTVSDALNGKGRLPDATRRHVREVADRLGYRPSAAARTLRTGKSGLIGLTVTTYGDEPFTFTEFAYFAEMARAATSAALARGYALVILPATSRHDVWSNVALDGTVVIDPSDQDPVVSELVRQGLPVVSDGRPAGSLPVTAWVDNDHEAAVLGILDHLAAAGARRIGLLTGTTTDTYTHLSTTAYLRWCERVGQDPVYEAYPAHDPCAGAVAADRLLARPDRPDAVYGLFDPNGTDLLAAARRYGLRVPDDLLLVCCSESTVYANTEPPITTLSLKPRRIGTAVVQLLIDAIEGVESDQPVEQVIPTELIVRTSSERRPPRTTVSPPRSPEEG, encoded by the coding sequence ATGACAGCAGCAGGGAAGCACCAGGTGAGCCGGGCGGAGACCTCCCGCCGAGGCGGTCGACCGGGCCGGGCGGGTATCAGAGACGTGGCTGCGGCCGCAGGGGTCTCCATCACGACTGTGTCAGATGCCCTCAACGGCAAGGGCCGGCTCCCGGACGCCACCCGACGCCACGTCCGCGAGGTCGCCGACCGACTGGGTTATCGCCCGTCGGCCGCGGCCCGAACCCTCCGTACCGGCAAGTCGGGCCTCATCGGCCTGACCGTGACGACGTACGGGGATGAACCTTTCACCTTCACGGAGTTCGCGTACTTCGCGGAGATGGCCAGAGCCGCCACTTCGGCCGCGCTCGCCCGGGGCTACGCCCTGGTCATCCTCCCCGCGACCTCGCGCCACGACGTGTGGTCGAACGTCGCCCTGGACGGAACCGTGGTCATCGACCCGTCCGACCAGGACCCGGTCGTCAGCGAGCTGGTCCGGCAGGGATTACCGGTCGTCTCCGACGGCCGCCCGGCCGGCTCGCTCCCGGTCACCGCCTGGGTGGACAACGACCACGAGGCCGCGGTCCTGGGCATCCTCGACCACCTGGCCGCCGCCGGCGCCCGCCGGATCGGCCTCCTCACCGGCACCACCACCGACACGTACACCCACCTCTCCACCACCGCATACCTGCGCTGGTGCGAACGAGTGGGCCAGGATCCGGTGTACGAGGCCTACCCCGCGCACGATCCGTGCGCGGGAGCCGTCGCCGCCGACCGGCTCCTCGCCCGGCCAGACCGCCCTGACGCCGTCTACGGTCTCTTCGACCCGAACGGCACCGACCTGCTCGCCGCGGCCCGGCGCTACGGCCTGCGCGTACCGGACGACCTGCTGCTGGTCTGCTGCAGCGAGTCCACCGTCTACGCCAACACCGAGCCGCCCATCACGACGCTCTCCCTCAAACCGCGCAGGATCGGCACAGCCGTGGTCCAGCTCCTCATCGACGCCATCGAGGGGGTCGAATCGGACCAACCGGTCGAGCAGGTGATACCGACGGAGCTGATCGTGCGGACGTCTTCCGAACGCCGTCCGCCCCGTACGACAGTCAGCCCGCCCCGATCACCCGAGGAGGGTTGA
- a CDS encoding cytochrome ubiquinol oxidase subunit I, which translates to MELALAPETLARWQFGITTVYHFLFVPLTISLAALTAGLQTAWVRTEKEKYLRATKFWGKLFLINIAMGVVTGIVQEFQFGMNWSDYSRFVGDIFGAPLAFEALIAFFFESTFIGLWIFGWDKLPKKIHLACIWMVSIGTVLSAYFILAANSWMQHPVGYKINKVKGRAELTDFWHVLTQNTALAQAFHTLSASFLTGGAFMVGIAAFHLVRKKHIPVMKTSLRLGLVTVVIAGLLTAISGDTLGKVMFKQQPMKMAAAEALWDGQDSAPFSVFAYGDVSKGHNTVELSIPGILSFLADDDFSSYVPGINDTNKAEQAKFGPGDYRPIIPVTFWAFRWMIGFGMASFAIGLVGLWLTRKKFMLPQHLRVGDDEVPHLVLFKNKALGPKLTKWYWLITIWTLGFPLIANSWGWIFTEMGRQPWVVYGVLQTRHAVSPGVSQGEVLTSMIVFTALYAILAVIEVKLLVKYVKAGPPELTEADLNPPTKIGGDSRDADKPMAFSY; encoded by the coding sequence GTGGAATTGGCTTTGGCGCCGGAGACTCTGGCGCGATGGCAGTTCGGTATCACCACCGTCTACCACTTCCTCTTCGTCCCCCTGACGATCTCGCTCGCCGCGCTCACCGCCGGCCTGCAGACGGCCTGGGTGCGCACGGAGAAGGAGAAGTACCTCAGGGCCACCAAGTTCTGGGGCAAGCTCTTCCTGATCAACATCGCGATGGGTGTGGTCACCGGCATCGTGCAGGAGTTCCAGTTCGGCATGAACTGGTCGGACTACTCGCGGTTCGTCGGTGACATCTTCGGTGCCCCGCTCGCCTTCGAGGCCCTGATCGCCTTCTTCTTCGAGTCGACCTTCATCGGCCTGTGGATCTTCGGCTGGGACAAGCTGCCCAAGAAGATCCACCTGGCCTGCATCTGGATGGTCTCGATCGGCACGGTCCTGTCGGCGTACTTCATCCTCGCGGCCAACTCGTGGATGCAGCACCCCGTCGGCTACAAGATCAACAAGGTGAAGGGGCGTGCCGAACTCACCGACTTCTGGCACGTGCTGACCCAGAACACCGCCCTGGCCCAGGCGTTCCACACGCTCTCCGCGTCCTTCCTGACCGGCGGCGCCTTCATGGTCGGTATCGCCGCCTTCCACCTGGTCCGCAAGAAGCACATCCCCGTGATGAAGACCTCGCTGCGGCTGGGGCTGGTCACTGTCGTCATTGCCGGCCTGCTCACCGCGATCAGCGGTGACACCCTCGGCAAGGTCATGTTCAAGCAGCAGCCGATGAAGATGGCCGCCGCCGAGGCGCTGTGGGACGGCCAGGACTCCGCGCCGTTCTCGGTCTTCGCGTACGGGGACGTCAGCAAGGGGCACAACACCGTCGAGCTGTCCATCCCCGGAATACTCTCGTTCCTCGCCGACGACGACTTCAGCTCGTACGTCCCCGGCATCAACGACACCAACAAGGCCGAGCAGGCGAAGTTCGGTCCCGGCGACTACCGGCCCATCATTCCCGTCACCTTCTGGGCATTCCGCTGGATGATCGGCTTCGGCATGGCGTCCTTCGCCATCGGCCTGGTCGGACTCTGGCTGACCCGCAAGAAGTTCATGCTGCCGCAGCACTTGAGGGTCGGTGACGACGAAGTGCCGCATCTCGTGCTCTTCAAGAACAAGGCGCTCGGCCCGAAGCTCACCAAGTGGTACTGGCTCATCACGATCTGGACCCTTGGCTTCCCGCTGATCGCCAACTCCTGGGGCTGGATCTTCACCGAGATGGGCCGCCAGCCGTGGGTCGTCTACGGCGTGCTGCAGACCCGGCACGCGGTCTCCCCCGGCGTCTCGCAGGGTGAGGTCCTCACGTCGATGATCGTCTTCACGGCGCTCTACGCGATCCTCGCCGTCATCGAGGTCAAGCTGCTCGTGAAGTACGTCAAGGCCGGACCGCCCGAGCTCACCGAGGCCGACCTCAACCCGCCCACCAAGATCGGCGGCGACTCCCGTGACGCCGACAAGCCGATGGCCTTCTCCTACTAG
- a CDS encoding cyclophilin-like fold protein, which produces MQIRISWPAGHLTATLDDTPTAQALAKALPLASTARTWGEEVYFDTGVSVALEESAQQVVESGTVAFWTDGDALALPYGPTPISRGDECRLASPCNVLGHLDGDPRTLATVRDGDPVRVELVAD; this is translated from the coding sequence ATGCAGATACGGATCTCCTGGCCCGCGGGGCATCTCACCGCGACCCTCGACGACACCCCGACCGCCCAGGCCCTCGCCAAGGCGCTGCCGCTCGCCTCCACCGCCCGCACCTGGGGCGAGGAGGTCTACTTCGACACGGGCGTCTCCGTCGCCCTCGAGGAGAGCGCCCAACAGGTCGTCGAGTCCGGCACAGTGGCCTTCTGGACCGACGGCGACGCCCTCGCGCTCCCCTACGGACCCACACCGATCTCGCGGGGCGACGAGTGCCGCCTCGCCAGCCCGTGCAACGTCCTCGGCCACCTCGACGGGGACCCCCGCACGCTCGCCACCGTGCGGGACGGCGACCCGGTACGCGTAGAACTCGTGGCGGACTAG
- the hisC gene encoding histidinol-phosphate transaminase has protein sequence MSETSPKLRAELEGIPTYKPGKPAAAAGPVAYKLSSNENPYPPLPGVIESVTAATGSFNRYPDMACTGLMSELSDRFGVPLAHLATGTGSVGVAQQLLQATSGPGDEVIYAWRSFEAYPIITQISGATSVKVPLTPGEVHDLDAMADAITDRTRLIFVCNPNNPTGTVVRRAELERFLDRVPSDVLVVLDEAYREFIRDVEVPDGVAIYRDRPNVCVLRTFSKAYGLAGLRVGFAIAHEPIAAALRKTAVPFGVSQLAQDAAVASLRAEDELLGRVGSLVCERQRVVETLHGQGWTVPETQANFVWLRLGERTLDFAAHCEQAGVVVRPFAGEGVRVTIGETEANDIFLKATETFRKEL, from the coding sequence GTGAGCGAGACGAGCCCCAAGCTGCGTGCCGAGCTGGAGGGTATCCCCACCTACAAGCCCGGCAAGCCTGCCGCGGCCGCCGGTCCGGTGGCGTACAAGTTGTCCTCCAACGAGAACCCGTATCCGCCGCTGCCCGGTGTGATCGAGAGCGTGACCGCCGCGACCGGATCCTTCAACCGCTACCCGGACATGGCGTGCACCGGGCTGATGAGCGAGCTGTCGGACCGTTTCGGCGTCCCCCTCGCACATCTGGCGACCGGCACCGGCTCGGTCGGGGTCGCCCAGCAGCTGCTGCAGGCCACGAGCGGCCCCGGCGACGAGGTCATCTACGCCTGGCGGTCCTTCGAGGCGTACCCGATCATCACGCAGATCAGCGGGGCGACCTCGGTGAAGGTGCCGCTGACGCCGGGCGAGGTGCACGACCTCGACGCGATGGCGGACGCGATCACCGACCGGACCCGGCTGATCTTCGTCTGCAACCCCAACAACCCGACGGGCACCGTGGTGCGCCGGGCCGAGCTGGAGCGCTTCCTCGACCGAGTGCCCAGTGATGTGCTGGTCGTGCTGGACGAGGCGTACCGCGAGTTCATCCGTGACGTCGAGGTGCCGGACGGCGTGGCGATCTACCGCGACCGGCCCAACGTCTGCGTGCTGCGCACCTTCTCCAAGGCGTATGGGCTCGCCGGTCTCCGCGTCGGCTTCGCGATCGCCCATGAGCCGATCGCCGCCGCGCTGCGCAAGACGGCGGTGCCCTTCGGCGTGAGCCAGCTGGCCCAGGACGCCGCGGTCGCGAGCCTGCGCGCCGAGGACGAGCTGCTCGGCCGGGTCGGCTCGCTGGTCTGCGAGCGCCAGCGCGTGGTCGAGACGCTGCACGGTCAGGGCTGGACGGTGCCCGAGACGCAGGCCAACTTCGTGTGGCTGCGACTGGGGGAGCGCACGCTCGACTTCGCCGCCCACTGCGAGCAGGCCGGGGTCGTCGTACGCCCCTTCGCCGGCGAGGGCGTCCGGGTGACGATCGGCGAGACCGAGGCGAACGACATCTTCCTGAAGGCGACGGAGACGTTCCGCAAGGAGCTCTAG